The proteins below are encoded in one region of Pseudomonas helmanticensis:
- a CDS encoding fatty acid--CoA ligase, with amino-acid sequence MLQTRVIPPADGAYQYPLLIKRLLMSGARYEKTREIVYRDQLRYSYPTLIERVARLANVLTAAGVKAGDTVAVMDWDSHRYLECMFAIPMIGAVIHTINVRLSPEQILYTMNHAEDRFVLVNSEFVGLYQAIAPHLTTVEKTLLLTDLPEKTADLPNLVGEYEQLLAAASPQYDFQDFDENSVATTFYTTGTTGNPKGVYFTHRQLVLHTMGVATIMGSIDSVRLLGTNDVYMPITPMFHVHAWGLPYVATMLGLKQVYPGRYDPEYLVELWRKEKVTFSHCVPTILQMLLNAKGAQGTDFGGWKIVIGGSALNRTLYETAKAKGIQLTAAYGMSETGPLVSCAHLNDELMAGSEDERTTYRIKAGVPGPLVEAAIVDAEGNFLPADGETQGELVLRAPWLTEGYFNEPQKGAELWAGGWLHTGDVATLDSMGVIDIRDRIKDVIKTGGEWISSLDLEDLISRHVAVREVAVVGIADPQWGERPFALLVIREGHVIGARELKEHLKPFVELGHLSKWAIPSQIALVTEIPKTSVGKLDKKRIRLDITEWQANNSTFLSTL; translated from the coding sequence ATGTTGCAGACTCGCGTCATTCCCCCGGCCGATGGGGCCTACCAGTATCCATTGCTGATCAAGCGGCTGCTGATGTCCGGCGCCCGTTACGAGAAAACCCGCGAGATTGTCTACCGTGACCAGTTGCGCTACAGCTACCCGACCCTGATCGAGCGGGTCGCGCGGCTGGCCAATGTGCTGACGGCTGCCGGAGTGAAGGCCGGTGACACGGTGGCGGTGATGGATTGGGACAGCCATCGTTACCTGGAATGCATGTTTGCCATTCCGATGATCGGCGCGGTGATTCACACCATTAACGTGCGCCTGTCACCCGAGCAGATCCTCTACACCATGAACCACGCCGAGGACCGCTTCGTGCTGGTCAACAGTGAGTTCGTCGGGCTGTATCAAGCGATTGCGCCACATCTGACCACTGTCGAGAAAACCCTGCTGCTGACGGATCTGCCGGAGAAGACTGCCGACCTGCCGAATCTGGTCGGCGAGTATGAGCAACTGCTGGCCGCCGCCAGTCCGCAATACGACTTCCAGGACTTCGACGAAAACTCGGTCGCCACCACGTTCTATACCACCGGTACCACCGGCAACCCGAAAGGTGTGTATTTCACCCATCGGCAACTAGTGCTGCACACCATGGGCGTAGCGACGATCATGGGCTCCATCGACAGCGTGCGGCTGCTCGGCACCAACGATGTGTACATGCCGATCACGCCGATGTTCCACGTCCACGCCTGGGGATTGCCGTACGTGGCGACCATGCTCGGGCTCAAGCAGGTTTATCCGGGGCGCTACGATCCAGAGTATCTCGTCGAGTTGTGGCGCAAGGAAAAGGTCACGTTCTCCCACTGCGTACCGACCATCCTGCAAATGCTGCTCAACGCCAAAGGCGCGCAGGGCACCGATTTCGGCGGCTGGAAAATCGTCATCGGCGGCAGTGCGCTTAATCGCACGCTGTATGAAACGGCCAAGGCGAAGGGCATTCAACTCACCGCGGCGTACGGCATGTCGGAAACCGGGCCGCTGGTGTCCTGTGCGCATCTCAATGATGAACTGATGGCCGGCAGCGAGGACGAACGCACCACCTACCGGATCAAGGCCGGTGTGCCGGGGCCGCTGGTGGAAGCGGCGATCGTCGACGCCGAGGGCAACTTCCTTCCGGCCGACGGCGAAACCCAGGGCGAACTGGTGCTGCGCGCACCCTGGCTCACCGAAGGCTATTTCAACGAACCGCAGAAGGGCGCTGAGCTCTGGGCCGGCGGCTGGCTGCACACCGGTGACGTTGCCACGCTCGACAGCATGGGCGTGATCGATATTCGCGACCGCATCAAGGACGTGATCAAGACCGGTGGCGAGTGGATTTCCTCGCTGGACCTCGAAGACCTGATCAGCCGCCACGTCGCGGTACGCGAAGTAGCAGTGGTCGGCATCGCCGATCCGCAGTGGGGCGAGCGCCCGTTTGCCTTGCTGGTCATCCGTGAAGGGCACGTGATCGGGGCGCGCGAGCTCAAGGAACACCTCAAGCCATTCGTGGAATTGGGGCACCTGAGCAAGTGGGCAATTCCAAGCCAGATCGCCCTTGTTACTGAAATTCCCAAGACCAGCGTCGGTAAACTCGACAAGAAGCGCATCCGCCTCGACATCACCGAATGGCAGGCCAACAACAGCACCTTCCTCTCGACACTTTAA
- a CDS encoding LysE family translocator, which yields MYWTEFLTVALIHLLAVASPGPDFAVVVRESVTHGRRAGTWTALGVGTAIFLHVGYSLLGIGLIVSQSIVLFNALKWAAAAYLLYIGFKALRAQPAKTVTDDLHKEAGVRTARGAFTSGFVTNGLNPKATLFFLSLFTVVINPHTPLAVQAGYGVYLAVATAIWFCLVAMLFSQQRVRAGFARMGHWFDRTMGAVLIALGVKIAFTEMH from the coding sequence ATGTACTGGACCGAGTTCTTGACCGTTGCACTGATCCACTTGCTGGCCGTCGCCAGCCCCGGCCCGGACTTTGCCGTGGTAGTGCGCGAGAGCGTGACCCATGGTCGCCGCGCTGGCACCTGGACGGCACTGGGCGTGGGCACGGCGATTTTCCTGCATGTCGGTTATTCGCTGCTCGGCATCGGCCTGATCGTGTCGCAGTCGATTGTGTTGTTCAACGCGCTGAAATGGGCGGCTGCCGCTTACTTGCTGTACATCGGCTTCAAAGCCCTGCGCGCGCAACCGGCGAAAACCGTGACGGATGATCTGCACAAGGAAGCGGGTGTACGTACGGCGCGCGGCGCGTTCACGTCGGGTTTCGTGACCAATGGCTTGAACCCGAAAGCCACGCTGTTTTTCCTGTCGCTGTTCACCGTAGTGATCAACCCGCACACGCCACTGGCGGTGCAGGCCGGTTATGGCGTTTACCTCGCCGTGGCGACCGCTATCTGGTTCTGCCTGGTGGCGATGCTGTTCAGCCAGCAACGTGTCCGCGCCGGTTTTGCTCGCATGGGTCACTGGTTCGATCGCACCATGGGCGCGGTGTTGATCGCTCTCGGCGTGAAAATCGCCTTCACCGAAATGCACTGA
- a CDS encoding 2-hydroxyacid dehydrogenase has product MTNTRRAVFLDHPSLDLGDLDLSPLRECFSDLQLFAQTLPEQVAERLQGATVAISNKILIDAAAMAANPALKLILITATGTNNVDLAAARAHGITVCNCQGYGTPSVAQHTIMLLLNLATRLADYQQAVGEGRWQQAKQFCLLDYPIVELEGKTLGLLGHGELGGAVARLAEAFGMRVLLGQIPGRPARPDRLPLNELLPQIDALTLHCPLNEHTRHFIGARELASMKPGAFVVNTARGGLVDEQALADALRSGHLGGAATDVLSVEPPTQGNPLLAADIPRLIVTPHNAWGSVEARQRIVGQLTENAEAFFSGKALRVVS; this is encoded by the coding sequence ATGACGAACACGCGCCGCGCGGTATTCCTTGACCACCCTTCACTGGATCTTGGCGATCTGGATCTCAGTCCCTTGCGTGAATGTTTCAGCGATCTGCAACTGTTCGCCCAGACCTTGCCCGAGCAAGTGGCCGAGCGCCTGCAAGGCGCGACCGTGGCAATCTCCAACAAGATCCTGATCGACGCCGCCGCCATGGCTGCCAACCCTGCGCTGAAACTGATCCTGATCACCGCCACCGGCACCAACAACGTCGACCTCGCCGCCGCTCGCGCCCACGGCATCACCGTGTGCAATTGCCAGGGTTACGGCACACCGTCGGTGGCACAACATACGATCATGCTGCTGCTCAACCTCGCCACACGCCTGGCCGATTATCAGCAAGCCGTAGGCGAAGGTCGCTGGCAGCAGGCGAAACAGTTTTGTCTGCTCGACTACCCGATTGTCGAACTGGAAGGTAAAACCCTTGGTCTGCTCGGCCACGGTGAACTCGGTGGCGCCGTAGCGCGACTGGCCGAAGCGTTCGGCATGCGCGTGCTGCTCGGACAAATTCCGGGCCGCCCTGCCCGCCCGGATCGTCTGCCACTGAACGAACTGCTGCCGCAAATCGACGCGCTCACCCTGCACTGCCCGCTCAACGAACACACCCGCCACTTCATCGGCGCACGCGAACTGGCGTCGATGAAACCCGGCGCGTTCGTAGTCAACACCGCACGTGGCGGCCTCGTCGATGAGCAGGCGCTGGCCGATGCCTTGCGCAGCGGTCATCTCGGCGGCGCGGCCACCGACGTGTTGAGTGTCGAGCCACCGACTCAAGGCAATCCGCTGCTGGCCGCCGACATTCCACGCCTGATCGTCACGCCGCACAACGCTTGGGGCAGTGTTGAAGCGCGGCAGCGCATCGTCGGCCAATTGACCGAAAACGCCGAGGCGTTCTTCAGCGGTAAGGCGCTGCGGGTCGTCAGTTGA
- a CDS encoding class I SAM-dependent methyltransferase yields MDPRSEVLLRQPELFQGSLLLAGLPADDLLGRLPNAFGWCWHAGDQAALDARFEGRSHFGVNVPEREFDSAVVFLPKSKDLTDYILNAVASRLAGREVFLVGEKRSGIEGASKQLNPFGKPRKLDSARHCQLWQVTVANAPEAKSLESLAQTYELPLAEGPLKVISLPGVFSHGRLDRGSALLLEHLDKLPSGHLLDFGCGAGVLGAAVKRRYPHNQVTLLDVDAFAAASSRLTLAANGLEAEVLTGDGIDAAPMGLNAILSNPPFHVGVHTDYFATENLLRKAAKHLKNGGELRLVANSFLKYQPLIEEHLGVCSIKAEGNGFRIYRAKRG; encoded by the coding sequence ATGGATCCGCGCAGTGAAGTACTGCTTCGTCAGCCCGAGTTGTTTCAAGGATCGTTGTTGCTCGCCGGTTTGCCCGCCGATGATTTGCTCGGGCGCTTGCCCAATGCGTTCGGCTGGTGCTGGCATGCCGGCGATCAAGCCGCGCTGGACGCCCGTTTCGAAGGCCGCAGCCACTTCGGCGTGAACGTCCCGGAACGCGAGTTTGATAGCGCCGTGGTGTTCCTGCCCAAGTCCAAGGACCTGACCGATTACATCCTCAATGCCGTGGCCTCGCGCCTGGCCGGTCGCGAGGTGTTTCTGGTCGGTGAAAAACGCAGCGGAATCGAAGGCGCCTCCAAGCAGCTCAATCCGTTCGGCAAGCCACGCAAGCTCGACAGCGCGCGTCACTGCCAACTCTGGCAAGTGACCGTGGCCAACGCCCCTGAAGCGAAATCGCTGGAAAGCCTGGCGCAGACCTATGAGTTGCCACTGGCGGAAGGCCCGCTGAAAGTCATCAGCCTGCCGGGCGTGTTCAGCCACGGTCGCCTCGATCGCGGCAGCGCTCTGCTTCTGGAGCATCTGGACAAACTGCCAAGCGGCCATCTTCTCGACTTCGGTTGCGGCGCTGGCGTGTTGGGGGCTGCGGTCAAACGTCGCTATCCGCACAATCAGGTGACGCTGCTCGATGTCGATGCATTCGCCGCCGCCAGCAGCCGTCTGACGCTGGCTGCCAACGGTCTGGAAGCTGAAGTGCTGACCGGGGATGGGATCGACGCTGCGCCGATGGGTTTGAACGCAATCCTGAGCAATCCACCGTTCCATGTCGGCGTGCACACCGATTATTTCGCGACCGAGAACTTGCTGCGAAAAGCAGCAAAACATCTGAAAAACGGCGGCGAACTGCGCTTGGTCGCCAACAGCTTCCTCAAGTATCAGCCGTTGATCGAAGAGCATCTCGGCGTCTGCTCAATCAAGGCCGAAGGCAATGGTTTCCGCATCTACCGGGCCAAGCGCGGCTGA
- a CDS encoding TMEM165/GDT1 family protein — MLDSLLVPTAIVALAEIGDKTQLLALILAARFRKPWPIIAGIVAATLANHAAAGAVGAWFGSFFSNATLHWILAASFTATALWTLVPDKMDDDETSTARKFGPFLTTLIAFFLAEMGDKTQVATVMLAAQYPDLWLVILGTTAGMLIANVPVVLAGNFAADKLPLTLIRRLAASAFMILAIVAVYKAMQSSGWVG; from the coding sequence ATGCTGGACTCGTTACTCGTTCCCACCGCAATCGTTGCCTTGGCCGAAATTGGCGACAAGACGCAACTGCTCGCGCTGATTCTCGCCGCTCGCTTTCGCAAACCCTGGCCGATCATTGCCGGTATTGTCGCTGCGACCCTGGCCAACCACGCAGCAGCCGGTGCGGTAGGCGCCTGGTTCGGCAGCTTCTTCTCGAATGCAACGCTGCACTGGATCCTCGCCGCGAGCTTCACGGCCACGGCGCTGTGGACGCTGGTCCCGGACAAAATGGACGACGATGAAACCAGTACCGCACGCAAGTTCGGGCCTTTCCTGACCACGCTGATTGCGTTCTTCCTCGCCGAAATGGGCGACAAGACGCAGGTCGCGACAGTGATGCTCGCCGCGCAATACCCGGATCTGTGGCTGGTGATTCTCGGCACCACCGCCGGCATGTTGATTGCCAACGTGCCGGTGGTTCTGGCGGGTAATTTTGCCGCAGACAAACTGCCGCTGACCCTGATCCGTCGCCTCGCGGCTTCGGCGTTCATGATTCTGGCGATCGTTGCGGTGTACAAGGCAATGCAGAGCAGCGGGTGGGTTGGGTAA
- a CDS encoding M48 family metallopeptidase, giving the protein MNKTLVVSALSAALLLAGCQSVNTTSGGAVGVERKQYMFSMLSSQEVDQMYAQSYQKTVGEASSKGVLDKTSPEAKRVQAIANRLIAQAPNFRPDAAQWQWEVNLIKSDELNANCGPGGKIIFYTGLIDSLKLTDDEIAAVMGHEIAHALREHGREAMSKAYGIEMAKQGAGALLGLGQDSLALADTVANYGMTLPNSRANENEADLIGLELAALAGYNPNAAITLWNKMSKASEGAPPEFMSTHPASASRIASLQAAIPKVMPLYEQAPKS; this is encoded by the coding sequence ATGAACAAGACATTGGTTGTAAGTGCACTGAGCGCAGCGCTGTTGCTGGCCGGTTGTCAGTCGGTCAACACCACCAGCGGCGGTGCCGTGGGTGTGGAGCGCAAGCAGTACATGTTCAGCATGCTGTCCTCGCAAGAGGTCGACCAGATGTATGCCCAGTCGTATCAGAAGACTGTCGGTGAAGCCTCCAGCAAGGGTGTGCTGGACAAGACCAGTCCTGAGGCCAAACGGGTTCAGGCAATTGCCAATCGCTTGATCGCCCAGGCGCCGAATTTCCGTCCGGATGCGGCGCAATGGCAGTGGGAAGTCAATCTGATCAAGAGCGATGAGCTCAATGCCAACTGTGGGCCTGGCGGCAAGATCATTTTCTACACCGGGCTGATCGACAGTCTGAAACTGACCGACGATGAAATCGCTGCGGTCATGGGCCATGAAATCGCCCACGCCCTGCGCGAGCACGGTCGTGAAGCGATGTCCAAGGCCTACGGGATTGAAATGGCCAAGCAGGGCGCGGGTGCATTGCTGGGTCTGGGTCAGGACAGTCTGGCGCTGGCCGACACCGTGGCCAACTACGGCATGACCCTGCCGAACAGCCGCGCCAACGAAAACGAAGCGGATCTTATTGGTCTGGAGTTGGCCGCACTCGCCGGCTACAACCCGAACGCCGCGATCACCTTGTGGAACAAGATGAGCAAGGCGTCGGAAGGTGCGCCGCCGGAGTTCATGAGCACTCACCCAGCCTCGGCCAGCCGGATTGCCTCGTTGCAGGCGGCGATCCCGAAAGTCATGCCGCTGTACGAACAGGCCCCGAAATCCTGA
- a CDS encoding methyl-accepting chemotaxis protein, protein MKFKSIQFSVAALAGAIVLSVVAALVLYALFSGARTQEMVQQRTQAQFEQVIEQRLTSLAQTQVSQIQRELEAPLLIAGGLVRVNALLGTPGADGQPRLSVSREQLISLIKENVEKNPKILGTYIGWEKNALDHNDAAYVGTSVVGIDAANGRFLPWWFRNDDGTLGLDKLVDVDDQKTLSTGVRASEYYLCSKESKKSCVIDPAPYKVGDKIVMLASFIEPIMLNGTFQGIVGADLSVNFIQEMLLAANQKLYSGAGQMALIGGNGRIVAYTKDPSKFGEKVSDILDAEQTANMANLKRGEVTYSVNKDKGRIELYLPFGIGQTDARWTLMLQLPLNAVMADLQKLQGDLDAQRKSDTFGMAMVGLLIAGIGLLVIWLVGHGIARPLKQMVAMLNDIAQGEGDLTRRLSSDRSDELGSIAKGFNTFLAKLQAMITQVVTSVQSVSDSSEHTADIAIRTNIGIQKQMAEIDQVATAVQEMTATAQDVARNATQAAQAASHADQAASQGMQIVRDTSNSIGVLALEIGKAVGVVQTLAKDSENINAILTAIRGIAEQTNLLALNAAIEAARAGEQGRGFAVVADEVRNLAQKTQKATEEIQTMIQQLQQGTRDVVRVMEDSQNRTDESVQHAAKAAEALETITQAVSVINDMNTQIASAAEEQSAVADDINRNVINIGQVANEVAGGADESSSASADLTKLAEQQRRLINQFKV, encoded by the coding sequence ATGAAGTTCAAGTCGATCCAGTTTTCCGTTGCCGCCCTCGCCGGCGCCATCGTCCTTAGCGTGGTGGCCGCGCTGGTGCTGTACGCGCTGTTTTCCGGTGCGCGCACGCAAGAGATGGTGCAGCAGCGCACCCAGGCGCAATTCGAGCAAGTCATCGAGCAGCGCCTGACTTCGCTGGCACAAACCCAGGTCAGCCAGATCCAGCGCGAACTCGAAGCGCCGCTGTTGATTGCCGGCGGGCTGGTACGGGTCAACGCCCTGCTCGGCACGCCGGGCGCCGATGGCCAGCCGCGCCTGAGCGTCAGCCGCGAGCAGTTGATCAGCCTGATCAAAGAGAACGTCGAAAAGAACCCGAAGATTCTCGGCACCTACATCGGCTGGGAAAAAAACGCGCTGGACCACAATGACGCGGCTTACGTCGGCACCAGCGTGGTTGGCATCGATGCCGCCAACGGGCGCTTTCTGCCGTGGTGGTTCCGCAATGACGACGGCACCCTCGGCCTGGACAAACTGGTCGACGTCGACGACCAGAAAACCCTGTCCACCGGCGTGCGCGCCAGCGAGTACTACCTGTGTTCGAAAGAGAGTAAAAAATCCTGCGTGATCGATCCGGCGCCCTACAAGGTCGGCGACAAGATCGTCATGCTCGCCTCCTTTATTGAACCGATCATGCTCAATGGCACGTTCCAAGGCATCGTCGGCGCCGACCTGTCGGTAAACTTCATTCAGGAAATGCTCCTCGCAGCCAACCAGAAACTCTACAGCGGCGCCGGGCAAATGGCCCTGATCGGCGGCAATGGCCGGATCGTTGCCTACACCAAGGACCCGAGCAAATTCGGCGAGAAAGTCAGCGACATCCTCGATGCCGAACAGACGGCCAACATGGCCAATCTCAAACGCGGCGAAGTCACCTATTCCGTCAACAAGGACAAAGGCCGCATCGAACTGTACCTGCCATTCGGCATCGGCCAGACCGACGCGCGCTGGACGCTGATGCTGCAACTGCCGCTCAACGCGGTGATGGCGGACCTGCAAAAACTGCAGGGTGATCTCGATGCCCAACGCAAGTCCGACACCTTCGGCATGGCCATGGTCGGTCTGCTCATCGCCGGCATTGGTTTGCTGGTGATCTGGCTGGTCGGCCACGGCATTGCCCGGCCGCTGAAGCAGATGGTCGCGATGCTCAATGACATCGCTCAAGGTGAGGGTGATCTGACCCGCCGCCTGAGCAGTGATCGCAGCGATGAACTGGGCTCGATCGCCAAGGGCTTCAACACCTTTCTCGCCAAGTTGCAGGCGATGATCACGCAAGTGGTGACGTCAGTGCAGAGCGTCAGCGATTCTTCGGAACACACCGCCGACATCGCCATTCGCACCAACATCGGCATCCAGAAACAAATGGCCGAGATCGATCAGGTTGCAACAGCGGTGCAGGAAATGACCGCCACCGCCCAGGACGTTGCGCGCAATGCGACGCAGGCGGCGCAAGCGGCCAGCCATGCCGATCAGGCGGCCAGTCAGGGCATGCAGATCGTCCGCGATACATCGAACTCGATCGGCGTACTCGCGCTGGAAATCGGCAAGGCTGTAGGTGTGGTGCAGACGCTGGCCAAGGACAGCGAGAACATCAACGCGATCCTCACGGCGATACGCGGGATTGCCGAGCAGACCAACCTGCTGGCGCTGAACGCGGCGATTGAAGCGGCCCGCGCGGGCGAGCAGGGTCGTGGTTTTGCCGTGGTGGCGGACGAGGTGCGCAATCTGGCGCAGAAGACCCAGAAGGCTACCGAAGAAATCCAGACCATGATCCAGCAACTGCAACAGGGCACTCGCGACGTGGTGCGGGTCATGGAAGACAGTCAGAACCGTACCGACGAAAGCGTGCAGCACGCGGCGAAAGCGGCCGAGGCGCTGGAGACGATTACCCAGGCGGTGTCGGTGATCAACGACATGAACACGCAGATTGCCAGTGCGGCGGAGGAACAGAGTGCGGTGGCCGATGACATTAACCGCAACGTGATCAACATTGGTCAGGTGGCGAACGAAGTGGCGGGCGGTGCGGATGAGTCGAGCTCGGCGAGTGCCGATTTGACCAAGTTGGCGGAGCAGCAGCGGCGGTTGATCAATCAGTTCAAGGTTTAA
- a CDS encoding SOS response-associated peptidase, with product MCGRYALFRWNRDFAALPGFPADQQAQWNISPNDSVLMLRAGEAGARTLARARWGLTPPWLTDLSKTPTHARAETVAEQPMFREALRQRRCLLPANGFYEWRGTQRKRPFWLTPGEGSSLFFAAIWEAYPVQEQVWLSTAVITQAASSQRRPLILDEAGQAAWLDPETPLHVLQGLLASEPVALRERVLANLINDPKLNGPECLTPG from the coding sequence ATGTGTGGACGTTATGCCCTGTTTCGCTGGAACCGCGATTTCGCGGCCCTGCCAGGTTTTCCCGCCGATCAGCAGGCGCAGTGGAACATTTCCCCCAATGATTCGGTGTTGATGCTGCGTGCCGGTGAAGCCGGTGCACGCACGCTGGCCCGCGCCCGTTGGGGGCTGACGCCGCCGTGGCTGACCGATCTGTCGAAGACTCCGACGCATGCCCGCGCGGAAACCGTGGCCGAGCAGCCGATGTTCCGTGAGGCGCTGCGTCAGCGTCGCTGCCTGCTACCGGCGAATGGTTTTTACGAATGGCGCGGAACCCAGCGCAAGCGCCCGTTCTGGCTGACGCCGGGCGAGGGCTCATCGCTGTTCTTCGCGGCGATCTGGGAGGCTTACCCGGTGCAGGAGCAGGTCTGGTTGAGTACGGCGGTGATCACGCAGGCGGCATCGAGTCAGCGCCGGCCGTTGATTCTTGATGAGGCAGGGCAGGCGGCATGGCTTGATCCGGAGACACCGTTGCATGTGCTGCAAGGCTTGCTCGCCAGCGAACCGGTCGCATTACGCGAGCGAGTGCTGGCGAACCTGATCAATGATCCCAAGCTCAATGGCCCCGAGTGCCTGACCCCGGGCTAA
- a CDS encoding putative signal transducing protein, which yields MQRIYDPENLMEGEMLKGMLASEGIEAHLVGRDLLGGTGELPIFGLLGLSVENDQAEYARELITAYNAALPLPGDEPESFPGTLVC from the coding sequence ATGCAGCGAATCTACGATCCGGAAAACCTGATGGAAGGCGAAATGCTCAAGGGCATGCTCGCCAGCGAAGGTATCGAGGCGCACCTGGTGGGCCGCGATTTGCTTGGCGGTACCGGTGAGCTGCCGATCTTCGGCCTGTTGGGCTTGTCGGTCGAGAATGACCAGGCCGAGTACGCCCGCGAGTTGATCACCGCGTACAATGCCGCGCTGCCGCTGCCCGGCGATGAACCGGAGAGCTTTCCGGGGACGCTGGTCTGTTAG
- a CDS encoding CPXCG motif-containing cysteine-rich protein has protein sequence MLEAAEYECPYCGEMVETSVDLSGGDQTYIEDCQVCCRPVTFVLQVHGEDWFLEVFSENE, from the coding sequence ATGCTGGAAGCCGCTGAATACGAATGTCCTTATTGTGGGGAAATGGTCGAGACGTCAGTGGACCTGTCCGGTGGCGATCAGACCTATATCGAAGATTGTCAGGTGTGTTGTCGGCCGGTCACGTTTGTATTGCAGGTCCATGGCGAGGATTGGTTTCTGGAAGTCTTCAGCGAAAACGAGTGA
- a CDS encoding 1-acyl-sn-glycerol-3-phosphate acyltransferase translates to MGEFDAIRPYDDSEVPVVLARLLADKAFLDILTHFRFPRFAGAFGWMLKPLIAHRLRREFADVTSVATLQDKVESYVDHTIERATDGVTYTGVEQFKSGSAYLFIANHRDIVMDPAFVNYAVYHAGLPTPRIAIGDNLLQKPFVSDLMRLNKSFIVHRSITGRREKMAAYQLLSAYINHSIRNDCASIWIAQAEGRAKDGDDRTESAILKMFHMSRKDEPFGEVIRSLNVTPVSISYEYDPCDQAKARELYIRATTGTYAKAPGEDDVSIAKGITGYKGRVHVNFAAPISELFEDTKQLAVEMDKQILGGYRLFPVHYLAYAQWADADAQLNVPKAAEVFAADELAKAQEEWQSRLDACPVEHRPYLVLQYATPVRNQYRVKAGLPL, encoded by the coding sequence ATGGGCGAATTCGATGCCATCCGACCTTACGACGACAGCGAAGTACCTGTGGTACTGGCAAGACTGCTCGCCGACAAGGCGTTTCTAGATATCCTCACCCACTTCCGCTTCCCGCGTTTTGCCGGTGCCTTCGGCTGGATGCTCAAACCACTTATAGCCCATCGGCTGCGTCGTGAGTTCGCCGACGTGACCTCGGTGGCGACGTTGCAGGACAAGGTCGAGTCCTACGTCGACCACACCATCGAGCGCGCCACCGACGGCGTGACCTACACCGGTGTCGAGCAATTCAAGTCGGGCAGCGCCTATCTGTTCATCGCCAACCACCGCGACATCGTCATGGACCCGGCCTTCGTCAACTACGCCGTGTACCACGCGGGCCTGCCGACGCCGCGCATCGCGATCGGCGACAACCTGCTGCAAAAGCCGTTTGTCAGCGATCTGATGCGCTTGAACAAGAGTTTCATCGTTCACCGCTCGATCACCGGCCGCCGCGAAAAAATGGCCGCGTATCAGCTGCTGTCGGCGTACATCAACCACTCGATCCGCAATGATTGCGCGTCGATCTGGATCGCTCAGGCCGAAGGCCGCGCGAAGGATGGCGATGACCGCACCGAGTCGGCGATCCTCAAGATGTTCCACATGAGCCGCAAGGACGAGCCGTTCGGCGAAGTCATTCGTTCGCTGAACGTCACCCCGGTGTCGATCAGCTACGAATACGACCCGTGCGACCAGGCCAAGGCCCGCGAGCTGTACATCCGCGCCACCACCGGCACTTACGCGAAAGCGCCGGGCGAGGATGACGTGAGCATTGCCAAGGGCATCACCGGCTACAAGGGCCGCGTGCACGTCAACTTCGCCGCGCCGATCAGCGAGCTGTTCGAGGACACCAAGCAATTGGCGGTCGAGATGGACAAGCAGATTCTGGGCGGTTACCGGTTATTCCCGGTGCATTACCTGGCGTACGCACAGTGGGCCGATGCGGATGCGCAATTGAATGTGCCGAAAGCTGCCGAGGTGTTTGCGGCGGATGAGCTGGCCAAGGCGCAGGAAGAGTGGCAGAGTCGGCTGGACGCGTGCCCGGTAGAGCATCGTCCGTATCTGGTCCTGCAATATGCGACGCCGGTGCGTAATCAGTACCGGGTGAAGGCTGGGTTGCCGCTGTAA